The following proteins come from a genomic window of Rhodohalobacter sp. 614A:
- a CDS encoding Re/Si-specific NAD(P)(+) transhydrogenase subunit alpha, whose translation MTVGVCKETKENEKRVALTPEGAKKLISLGLDVIIEKGAGVESSYTDKEYTEAGASIESKRETVLEKSELFLAVQAPDEETVKKLKKDTVLVSFIWPLQNGDYVNLLKQQGIKAMAMDTIPRISRAQSMDALSSMSNIAGYKAALIGADQLDKYMPMMMTAAGTIRPAKVLVLGAGVAGLQAIATAKRLGAVVEAFDVRPVVKEQVESLGASFVEVPLEEEQTESKGGYAKELSQRNQEKQREVIHEHVKKSDIVITTALIPGRPAPLLVTKAMVEDMNPGSVVVDIAAEQGGNCEVTDPGKITRHNGVVIAAPLNIPSSLAFHASKLYSKNLLSLLELLIKDGKPDFNFEDQIILNATITHEGEIISPFVKENS comes from the coding sequence TTGACAGTTGGAGTTTGTAAGGAGACTAAGGAAAATGAGAAACGTGTGGCTTTAACGCCTGAGGGTGCAAAAAAATTGATCTCGCTTGGCCTGGATGTAATCATCGAAAAAGGTGCCGGTGTTGAATCAAGCTATACGGATAAAGAATATACAGAAGCCGGCGCTTCCATCGAATCAAAAAGAGAGACTGTTCTGGAGAAAAGTGAACTCTTTTTAGCCGTACAGGCGCCGGACGAAGAAACTGTAAAGAAATTAAAAAAGGATACCGTTCTGGTGTCTTTTATCTGGCCGCTTCAGAATGGAGATTATGTTAATCTGCTGAAACAGCAAGGAATTAAAGCCATGGCAATGGATACCATTCCGCGAATCAGCCGGGCTCAATCGATGGATGCTCTTTCCTCTATGAGTAACATAGCCGGATACAAAGCCGCATTGATCGGAGCCGATCAACTGGATAAATACATGCCGATGATGATGACCGCCGCCGGTACCATCCGGCCTGCAAAAGTTCTTGTTCTTGGCGCTGGTGTTGCAGGGTTACAAGCCATTGCTACTGCCAAACGTTTGGGAGCCGTTGTTGAAGCCTTCGACGTCCGCCCTGTGGTAAAAGAGCAGGTGGAAAGCCTGGGGGCTTCCTTTGTTGAAGTTCCGCTCGAAGAGGAACAAACTGAATCCAAAGGCGGATATGCCAAGGAGCTCTCACAAAGAAACCAAGAGAAACAGCGCGAAGTAATTCACGAGCATGTCAAGAAATCGGACATTGTTATTACTACGGCATTGATTCCGGGAAGACCTGCTCCATTGCTTGTTACAAAAGCCATGGTCGAAGATATGAATCCGGGTTCTGTAGTGGTGGATATTGCCGCTGAACAAGGAGGAAATTGCGAAGTAACCGACCCCGGGAAAATTACTCGACATAACGGAGTTGTGATAGCCGCACCTCTGAATATTCCGAGCTCCCTTGCATTCCACGCCAGCAAGCTCTATTCAAAAAACCTGTTATCTCTTTTAGAGCTGCTGATTAAAGACGGCAAACCGGACTTCAATTTCGAAGACCAAATCATCTTGAATGCTACTATTACTCACGAAGGTGAAATTATCTCTCCCTTTGTGAAAGAAAACAGTTAG
- the trxB gene encoding thioredoxin-disulfide reductase, with protein MEDIQDKVLDVVIIGSGPAGLTAALYAARADLKPVVFEGPEPGGQLMQTTDVENFPGYPNGVMGPKMMDDFREQAKKFGADCRYGYVTDIDFEKRPYKVTVDEETTVFAKSIIISTGASAKWLNLPSEQRLRGKGVSACATCDGAFFREQHVIIVGGGDTAMEEATFLTKFASKVTVIHRREELRASKAMQNRAFKNEKIEFMWNSELHEVLGDPVVEGVKILNTNTNEITILDDVTGVFVAIGHKPNTDLFKGVLTMDEVGYIQTKGQSSETDLPGIFACGDAMDPIYRQAVTAAGTGCRAALDAERFLADNEIDEEAIAQEHWK; from the coding sequence ATGGAAGATATTCAAGATAAAGTATTAGATGTTGTTATCATCGGAAGCGGTCCTGCCGGTTTAACTGCGGCGCTTTATGCTGCACGTGCAGATCTGAAACCGGTTGTTTTTGAGGGTCCCGAGCCGGGCGGCCAGCTCATGCAAACCACTGACGTTGAGAATTTTCCGGGATATCCCAACGGAGTGATGGGCCCCAAAATGATGGACGATTTTCGTGAACAAGCCAAAAAGTTCGGGGCAGATTGCCGCTATGGATATGTAACGGATATTGATTTTGAAAAACGCCCCTACAAGGTAACCGTTGATGAAGAGACAACCGTTTTTGCCAAATCCATTATCATTTCTACGGGGGCATCAGCAAAATGGCTGAACCTGCCGAGCGAACAGCGTTTGCGCGGTAAAGGAGTCAGTGCATGCGCTACATGTGACGGTGCCTTTTTCCGGGAACAACATGTAATTATTGTTGGCGGGGGTGATACAGCTATGGAAGAGGCTACATTCCTCACAAAGTTTGCATCAAAAGTTACAGTGATTCACCGCAGGGAAGAACTGCGTGCATCAAAAGCCATGCAAAACCGCGCCTTTAAAAATGAGAAAATTGAGTTTATGTGGAATTCCGAACTCCACGAAGTATTAGGAGATCCGGTGGTAGAGGGCGTTAAAATCCTCAATACAAACACCAATGAAATTACAATTCTTGATGATGTAACGGGCGTATTTGTAGCGATTGGTCATAAGCCAAACACCGATCTTTTTAAAGGTGTGCTTACAATGGATGAGGTTGGTTATATCCAGACAAAAGGTCAGTCAAGCGAAACCGATCTTCCCGGAATTTTTGCCTGTGGTGATGCAATGGACCCGATTTATCGCCAGGCGGTAACTGCCGCGGGAACAGGTTGCCGGGCAGCATTAGATGCGGAACGGTTTTTAGCCGATAATGAAATTGATGAGGAAGCAATTGCCCAGGAGCATTGGAAGTAG
- a CDS encoding DUF4342 domain-containing protein, with the protein MEKTQKTIFEEIRGTVDEIIAQVKKIIREGNVRRILIKSKTGKTLFQSQLTIGAAGLALLAVYAPLITAISTILLFVNDAKVFIEREVDEDDDEYEVEAEVIEIQDEDEEETKETKSESKSKDDDSESEEK; encoded by the coding sequence ATGGAAAAAACGCAGAAAACCATCTTTGAAGAAATTCGTGGAACCGTTGATGAAATCATTGCTCAGGTAAAAAAAATAATCAGAGAAGGAAATGTTCGGCGAATCCTCATCAAGAGTAAAACAGGAAAAACCCTCTTCCAGAGTCAGTTAACAATTGGTGCTGCTGGATTAGCTCTTTTGGCTGTTTATGCTCCCTTGATTACAGCCATTTCTACCATTCTCTTGTTTGTTAATGATGCCAAAGTCTTTATTGAGCGAGAAGTTGACGAAGATGATGATGAATACGAAGTGGAAGCGGAAGTGATTGAAATTCAAGATGAAGACGAAGAAGAGACGAAAGAAACCAAATCTGAGTCCAAATCGAAGGATGATGATTCAGAATCCGAAGAGAAATAG